A window of Clostridium sp. 'White wine YQ' contains these coding sequences:
- the dtd gene encoding D-aminoacyl-tRNA deacylase produces MRAVVQRVKRSSVKVDGRTIGEIGAGLNVLIGITKGDTDEDIKYIRDKVINLRVFSDSDDKMNLSLKDVNGEILIISQFTLYGDCRKGRRPSFINALGGEEAIGIYEKVVEAFKEEGIRVETGEFGADMEVEIINDGPVTLLLESKKDF; encoded by the coding sequence ATGAGAGCTGTAGTGCAAAGAGTAAAAAGAAGTAGTGTTAAGGTTGATGGAAGAACAATTGGAGAAATAGGTGCAGGCTTAAATGTATTAATTGGTATTACAAAAGGTGATACTGACGAAGATATTAAATACATTAGAGATAAGGTTATTAACTTAAGAGTATTTTCAGATAGCGATGATAAAATGAATCTTTCTTTAAAAGATGTTAATGGAGAAATACTTATAATATCACAATTTACCTTATACGGAGATTGTAGAAAAGGTAGGAGACCAAGCTTTATAAATGCACTTGGTGGAGAAGAAGCTATTGGCATTTATGAAAAAGTTGTTGAGGCCTTTAAAGAAGAGGGAATAAGAGTTGAAACTGGAGAATTTGGAGCAGATATGGAAGTTGAAATAATTAATGATGGCCCTGTAACTCTGCTATTAGAAAGTAAAAAGGATTTTTAG
- the hisS gene encoding histidine--tRNA ligase codes for MDKIQAPKGTKDMLPKDAYKWHYVENKFRELSKEYGIREIRTPIFEHTELFKRGVGETTDVVQKEMYTFLDKGERSITLKPEGTAPSVRAFIENSLFNDAQPTKLYYFTPCFRYEKMQKGRLRQFHQYGIEIFGSKEASIDAEVISLAMRALDEFGIEGLTLNINSLGCPDCRAKYNKALMDFLKENYDNLCDTCKGRFEKNPMRILDCKEKSCKEITKNAPVILDYICEDCSNHFEEVKTYLNAMDINFEIDPKIVRGLDYYTRTVFEIINKDITVCGGGRYDGLISEIGGPETPAVGFGLGLERLLLTLEEEGIEIPEPNTIDLYIGSMGDLARVKAFALTYKLRKFGIKSDCDHMKKSVKAQMKYANKIGAAFTLILGEDEIANGTGKIKRMSDGETFDINLDSLEDIVSLVK; via the coding sequence ATGGATAAAATACAAGCTCCGAAAGGGACAAAAGATATGCTTCCTAAGGATGCATATAAGTGGCATTATGTAGAAAATAAGTTTAGAGAGCTTTCAAAAGAATATGGAATAAGGGAAATTAGAACTCCTATATTTGAGCACACAGAACTTTTTAAAAGAGGAGTTGGAGAAACTACAGATGTTGTTCAAAAGGAAATGTATACATTCTTAGATAAAGGTGAAAGAAGTATAACTTTAAAGCCTGAAGGTACAGCTCCTTCTGTAAGAGCATTTATTGAAAATTCATTATTTAATGATGCTCAACCTACTAAGTTATATTATTTTACTCCATGTTTTAGATATGAAAAAATGCAAAAGGGAAGACTTAGACAATTTCACCAATACGGTATTGAAATATTTGGCTCAAAGGAAGCTTCCATTGATGCAGAAGTTATTTCTCTAGCAATGAGAGCATTAGATGAATTTGGAATAGAGGGATTAACTCTAAATATAAATAGTTTAGGTTGCCCAGATTGTAGAGCAAAATATAACAAAGCATTAATGGATTTCTTAAAAGAAAATTATGATAATCTTTGTGATACTTGTAAAGGTAGATTTGAAAAAAATCCAATGAGGATACTTGATTGTAAAGAAAAAAGTTGTAAAGAGATTACTAAAAATGCACCAGTTATTTTAGATTATATTTGTGAAGACTGTAGCAACCACTTTGAGGAAGTAAAAACTTATTTAAATGCTATGGATATTAATTTTGAAATAGATCCTAAAATAGTTAGAGGACTAGATTACTACACAAGAACAGTTTTTGAAATAATAAATAAAGATATAACTGTATGTGGTGGTGGAAGATATGATGGTCTGATATCAGAAATAGGTGGGCCAGAGACACCAGCAGTTGGATTTGGATTAGGACTAGAAAGATTATTACTTACTCTTGAGGAAGAAGGAATAGAGATTCCAGAACCAAATACAATTGATTTATATATTGGTTCAATGGGAGATTTAGCTAGAGTTAAAGCTTTTGCGCTTACTTACAAGCTAAGAAAATTTGGAATTAAGAGTGATTGTGATCATATGAAGAAAAGTGTAAAGGCTCAAATGAAGTATGCAAATAAAATAGGAGCAGCTTTTACTTTAATATTAGGTGAAGATGAAATTGCAAATGGTACAGGAAAAATTAAAAGGATGTCTGATGGAGAAACATTTGATATAAATTTAGATTCATTAGAAGATATAGTAAGTTTAGTTAAGTAA
- a CDS encoding metal-sensitive transcriptional regulator, with the protein MEKEEKLKKDILTRLKRIEGQVKGIQGMIDKNVCCSDVLVQISAIRAAINKVGGLILEDYARNCIGIEPDSEGEEGLENLIKTLNSFMK; encoded by the coding sequence ATGGAAAAAGAAGAAAAGTTAAAAAAAGATATTCTTACTAGGCTTAAAAGAATAGAAGGCCAAGTTAAGGGTATACAAGGAATGATAGATAAAAATGTATGTTGCTCGGATGTGTTGGTTCAGATATCTGCTATTAGAGCAGCAATAAATAAAGTTGGCGGATTAATATTAGAAGATTATGCAAGAAACTGCATAGGAATAGAACCAGATAGTGAAGGGGAAGAAGGATTAGAGAATTTAATTAAAACACTTAATTCCTTCATGAAATAA
- a CDS encoding threonine/serine exporter family protein → MIKEIVVSIIATFGFGIIFNIKGKNLVFASLGGGLGWLVYKLSLTHSNSGTLALFISSIIFSAYSEILARILKSPVTTFIICALIPLVPGGGMYYTMYEIVQGNIDKSLELGLNTLASAGTLALGIIFVSSITRIIISPKPRKT, encoded by the coding sequence ATGATTAAAGAAATTGTAGTATCTATAATTGCAACTTTCGGCTTTGGAATTATATTTAATATAAAAGGTAAGAATCTTGTTTTCGCTTCTTTAGGCGGCGGATTAGGTTGGCTGGTTTATAAATTATCTTTAACTCATTCAAATTCCGGTACTTTGGCTTTATTTATATCTTCTATTATTTTCTCTGCATATTCAGAAATATTAGCAAGAATATTAAAAAGTCCAGTAACTACCTTCATAATTTGTGCATTAATTCCTCTAGTTCCTGGTGGAGGAATGTATTATACAATGTATGAAATAGTCCAAGGGAATATTGATAAGTCTCTTGAGCTAGGACTTAATACTTTAGCTTCTGCAGGTACTTTAGCATTAGGTATTATTTTTGTTTCTTCAATAACTAGGATTATAATATCACCCAAACCGAGAAAAACTTAA
- a CDS encoding MBL fold metallo-hydrolase yields MIIKTIPVGDIQENCYIVMDEKTKEAFVVDPGDQGDYLADIINKLGAKLKFILLTHGHFDHVGAVSELKSTFKVPHFINEDEKVYMQGSSYVFGKIPEAERYLKDGEEIDFSGHKIKCIHTPGHSAGGMCFLLDGEHLFAGDTLFYLSVGRSDFEGGDMDTLVDSIRTKLFILNDNTIVYPGHGPKTSIMTEKRGNPFAR; encoded by the coding sequence ATGATAATTAAAACTATCCCAGTAGGCGATATACAAGAAAATTGTTATATAGTTATGGATGAAAAAACAAAGGAAGCTTTTGTAGTGGATCCAGGGGATCAGGGTGATTATTTAGCTGATATAATTAATAAACTTGGAGCTAAATTAAAGTTTATATTATTAACCCATGGTCACTTTGACCACGTAGGTGCTGTTTCTGAACTAAAAAGTACGTTTAAAGTTCCTCATTTTATTAATGAGGATGAAAAAGTTTATATGCAAGGATCATCCTACGTATTTGGTAAAATACCAGAAGCAGAAAGATATCTAAAAGATGGAGAAGAAATAGATTTTTCAGGACATAAAATTAAGTGTATACATACACCTGGACATAGCGCAGGAGGAATGTGTTTTCTTTTAGATGGTGAACATCTTTTTGCAGGAGATACCTTATTTTACCTAAGTGTAGGAAGATCAGATTTTGAAGGTGGGGATATGGATACATTAGTAGATAGCATTAGAACAAAACTATTTATACTTAATGATAATACTATTGTTTACCCAGGACACGGCCCAAAGACTTCTATTATGACTGAAAAAAGAGGAAACCCTTTTGCTAGATAA
- a CDS encoding threonine/serine exporter family protein, which translates to MDSNKILHVATYAGRIILENGGETYRVEETINRICQAFGMEDADSFVTPTGIMASAFHTERGTFSLVRRVRSRTVNLQKVHEVNDLSRNILVKNMTVLEVLDELKRIDKSKRYDDKTTIFFSALGAGAFSMLFGGNIKDFVAAFIIGIVIKYFSIVSSSLSINDFFTNSISGAITAIMALIFIKFNIASNLDMTIIGAIMLLVPGLAITNAIRDTIAGDFVSGLTRAAEAFLVAIAIAVGSGIVLSFWFKFYGGI; encoded by the coding sequence ATGGATAGTAATAAAATATTACATGTGGCCACATATGCTGGTAGAATAATTTTAGAAAATGGCGGCGAAACCTATAGAGTCGAAGAAACCATAAATAGAATATGTCAAGCTTTTGGTATGGAGGACGCTGACAGTTTTGTAACACCAACAGGAATAATGGCGTCTGCTTTTCACACAGAAAGAGGTACATTTTCACTTGTGAGAAGAGTTAGATCTAGAACTGTTAACCTTCAAAAAGTTCATGAAGTAAACGACTTATCAAGAAATATTCTTGTAAAAAACATGACCGTACTAGAAGTTTTAGACGAACTAAAGAGAATAGATAAATCTAAAAGATATGATGATAAAACAACTATATTCTTTTCAGCTTTAGGTGCTGGAGCATTCTCTATGCTTTTTGGAGGAAATATAAAAGATTTTGTAGCTGCTTTTATTATAGGTATTGTAATAAAATATTTTTCAATTGTGAGTAGCTCTCTTTCAATTAATGATTTTTTCACAAACAGCATATCTGGAGCTATAACAGCCATTATGGCTTTAATTTTCATAAAATTTAATATTGCATCTAATTTAGATATGACAATAATTGGAGCCATTATGCTTCTTGTGCCCGGTCTTGCTATTACAAATGCAATTCGTGATACTATTGCAGGAGATTTTGTTTCTGGGTTAACAAGGGCTGCTGAAGCCTTTCTTGTTGCTATAGCAATAGCTGTAGGTTCCGGAATTGTATTAAGCTTTTGGTTTAAGTTTTATGGAGGTATATAA
- a CDS encoding coproporphyrinogen III oxidase, with product MTLNITLSDENLRYDVYQMFNIFFPLEDIKINRADDFDYKITSEESKLVIEYDQICREVALEEDRKDSVKRELFKLLSELTKDYYPWGTLIGIRPSKIALSLLNEGKSKAEIRRYFKDKYLTSEEKSDLCIEIAEREKGFVDVKKEKISIYIGMAFCPTRCLYCSFASNPIAGAKKQVEPYITAIKKEIDAMSQYISNKKLEVNTVYFGGGTPTAVDNEEFEGLMAEIYNRLIEPFNPIEFTVECGRPDSITEEKLGTMKKYRVDRISINPQSMNNVTLKNIGRGHTKEQVINKFNLARSLGFDNINMDIIVGLPGEGIEEVNNTFIDILKLKPESLTVHGMSIKRASRLHEELILGKKLYRPTQNELNKMYEKTRELAIELKMEPYYMYRQKNMVGNMENVGYSLNNKECIYNMLMIEDTETIIAIGADAVSKVVFHNENRIERFGNVKDVKEYVNRIDEMIQGKIDLLNTLYE from the coding sequence ATGACACTAAATATAACACTATCAGATGAAAATCTAAGATATGACGTATATCAAATGTTTAATATATTTTTCCCGTTAGAGGATATTAAAATAAATAGAGCGGATGACTTTGATTATAAGATTACAAGTGAAGAATCAAAACTTGTAATTGAGTATGATCAAATATGTAGAGAGGTTGCTTTAGAAGAAGATAGAAAAGATTCAGTTAAAAGAGAGTTATTTAAATTATTAAGCGAATTAACTAAGGATTATTATCCTTGGGGAACTTTAATAGGAATAAGACCAAGCAAAATAGCACTTTCTTTATTGAATGAAGGGAAATCTAAAGCAGAAATACGTAGATATTTTAAAGATAAATATCTTACATCTGAGGAAAAAAGTGATCTATGCATAGAAATTGCAGAGAGAGAAAAAGGATTTGTAGATGTTAAAAAGGAAAAAATAAGTATTTATATTGGAATGGCTTTTTGTCCAACTAGATGCTTATATTGTTCTTTTGCTTCTAATCCGATAGCTGGAGCAAAAAAACAAGTGGAACCATATATTACAGCAATTAAAAAAGAAATTGATGCTATGAGTCAATATATTTCAAATAAGAAACTAGAAGTTAATACGGTCTATTTTGGCGGTGGGACGCCTACGGCAGTTGATAATGAAGAATTTGAAGGATTAATGGCTGAAATTTATAATAGGTTAATCGAACCTTTTAACCCAATTGAATTTACTGTGGAATGCGGAAGACCTGATTCAATAACGGAAGAAAAACTTGGGACTATGAAAAAGTATAGAGTCGATAGAATTAGTATAAATCCTCAATCAATGAATAATGTAACACTTAAGAATATAGGTAGAGGACATACAAAGGAACAGGTTATTAATAAGTTTAACTTGGCGAGAAGTTTGGGCTTTGATAATATAAATATGGATATAATAGTAGGACTTCCTGGTGAAGGTATTGAAGAAGTAAATAACACATTTATAGATATACTTAAATTAAAACCAGAATCCTTAACTGTTCATGGAATGTCAATTAAAAGAGCTTCTAGGTTACATGAAGAGCTTATACTCGGGAAAAAGCTATATAGACCTACTCAAAATGAGCTAAATAAAATGTATGAAAAAACTAGAGAATTAGCAATTGAGTTAAAGATGGAACCTTATTATATGTATAGACAAAAGAATATGGTTGGTAACATGGAGAATGTAGGATACTCCTTAAATAATAAGGAATGCATATATAATATGCTAATGATAGAAGATACAGAAACTATAATAGCAATTGGTGCTGATGCTGTATCAAAAGTAGTTTTTCATAATGAAAATAGGATTGAAAGATTCGGTAACGTCAAAGATGTTAAAGAATATGTAAATAGAATTGATGAAATGATACAAGGGAAAATAGATCTACTAAATACTTTGTATGAATAA
- the aspS gene encoding aspartate--tRNA ligase gives MGEALNSWKRTIMCGELREEHIGQKVTVMGWVQRNRNLGGLEFVDLRDRTGILQVVFGEVINKEAFEKANKVRPEYCIAIKGEIIRREAPNSAMATGMVELKGEEIKILSESETPPIYIKDNLDAAENIRLKYRYLDLRRSDMQKILMIRSKTAKSVRDYLVNNEFLEIETPMLTKSTPEGARDYLVPSRNYPGMFYALPQSPQLFKQLLMVSGFDKYFQIVKCFRDEDLRANRQPEFTQIDLEMSFVEQDDVMELNEGLIKHVFKEVGNIDVKLPIRRMPYKEAMEKYGSDKPDLRFDMEIRDLSETVKNAEFKVFQDALVSGGSVRAICLKNGANMGRKDIDRLGEFVKTFKAKGLAWIQLKEEEIKSPISKFLKEDELKNIIDVMSAETGDMILIVADKNSVVFQSLGQLRLELAKKYDLIKDKNEFNFCWITEFPLLEYDEEEGRYFAAHHPFTCPMDEDLEYLESDPGRVRAKAYDLVLNGEELGGGSIRIHDTKLQERMFGVLGFTQESAWERFGFLLEAFKFGPPPHGGLAFGFDRMIMFLAGTDNIKDVIAFPKNQNAYCPMTEAPNVTDEKQLVELGISINKEDK, from the coding sequence ATGGGTGAAGCCTTAAATTCATGGAAAAGAACCATAATGTGCGGAGAGTTAAGAGAAGAGCACATAGGACAAAAAGTAACTGTAATGGGATGGGTTCAAAGAAATAGAAACTTAGGGGGACTTGAGTTTGTAGATCTTAGAGATAGAACTGGAATTTTACAGGTAGTATTTGGAGAAGTTATAAATAAAGAAGCATTTGAAAAAGCTAATAAAGTTAGACCTGAATATTGTATAGCAATAAAAGGTGAAATCATAAGAAGAGAAGCTCCAAATAGTGCAATGGCAACTGGGATGGTTGAATTAAAGGGAGAAGAAATAAAAATTCTTTCTGAATCAGAAACTCCTCCTATATATATTAAAGATAATTTAGATGCTGCTGAAAATATTAGACTTAAGTATAGATATTTAGACTTAAGAAGAAGCGATATGCAAAAAATACTTATGATTAGAAGTAAAACAGCGAAATCAGTTAGAGATTATCTTGTAAACAATGAGTTTTTAGAAATCGAAACTCCAATGCTTACAAAAAGCACACCAGAAGGAGCAAGAGACTATTTAGTTCCTTCAAGAAATTATCCAGGTATGTTTTATGCATTGCCACAATCACCACAATTATTTAAGCAGCTTTTAATGGTTTCTGGATTTGATAAGTACTTCCAAATAGTGAAATGTTTTAGAGACGAAGACTTAAGAGCAAACAGACAACCAGAATTTACTCAAATAGACTTAGAAATGAGTTTCGTTGAACAAGATGATGTTATGGAACTTAACGAAGGGTTAATAAAACATGTATTTAAGGAAGTTGGAAATATTGATGTTAAGCTTCCAATAAGAAGAATGCCATATAAAGAAGCAATGGAGAAATACGGTTCCGATAAACCAGACTTAAGATTTGATATGGAAATAAGAGATTTATCTGAAACTGTGAAAAATGCAGAATTTAAAGTTTTCCAAGATGCTTTAGTGAGTGGCGGATCAGTTAGGGCAATATGCCTTAAAAATGGTGCAAACATGGGAAGAAAGGATATAGATAGATTAGGTGAATTTGTTAAGACATTTAAGGCTAAAGGTCTTGCATGGATTCAATTAAAGGAAGAAGAAATAAAATCTCCAATATCTAAATTCTTAAAAGAAGATGAATTAAAAAATATCATAGATGTGATGTCAGCTGAAACTGGTGATATGATACTAATAGTTGCTGATAAAAATTCTGTAGTATTCCAGTCATTAGGCCAATTAAGATTAGAATTAGCTAAAAAATATGACCTAATAAAGGATAAAAATGAATTCAATTTCTGCTGGATTACAGAATTCCCGCTTTTAGAGTACGATGAAGAAGAAGGAAGATATTTTGCAGCTCATCACCCATTTACTTGTCCAATGGATGAGGATTTAGAATATCTAGAGTCTGATCCAGGAAGAGTTAGAGCTAAAGCATATGACTTAGTACTTAATGGTGAAGAGCTAGGTGGAGGTTCTATAAGAATACATGATACTAAGCTTCAAGAAAGAATGTTTGGAGTTTTAGGATTTACTCAAGAAAGTGCATGGGAAAGATTTGGATTCTTATTAGAAGCCTTTAAGTTTGGACCACCTCCACATGGTGGATTGGCATTTGGATTTGATAGAATGATCATGTTCCTAGCTGGTACTGATAATATTAAAGATGTTATTGCATTCCCTAAGAACCAAAATGCATACTGTCCGATGACTGAAGCTCCTAATGTAACAGATGAAAAACAACTTGTGGAACTAGGAATTTCAATAAATAAAGAAGATAAATAA